The proteins below are encoded in one region of Sphingobacterium sp. R2:
- a CDS encoding ribulokinase: MNKSHVIGVDYGSDSVRSVLVDANNGEEIASSVFYYPRWKRGEYCDAALSQFRQHPLDYIEGLEATIKDCLSKSGLSNIGETVRAISVDTTGSTPVAVNEKGIPLALMAEFEHNPNAMFVLWKDHTAVQEAKEINLHNQNSSVDYLKYVGGVYSSEWFWAKLLHVFRVDEKVRAATYSWVEHCDYIPFLLTGGTDVTSMKRGVCSAGHKSLWAEEFGGLPPNSFFSSLDPLLDGIVDRLFSETYTADKAAGQLSEEWAQRLGLTTSVVVGVGAFDCHMGAVGGQIEPYYLSKVMGTSTCDMLVAPKEEVQHTLVKGICGQVDGSIIPGMIGMEAGQSAFGDAYAWLKQVLLWPTKNLIQEVEGMSEENREQLIATLEDKLLFRLSEQAALLPVTEASELAIDWFNGRRTPDADQSLKGAITGLHLGTDAPRIFRAIVEATCFGAKAIVDRFVAQGIPVKGLIGLGGVAKKSPFIMQMMANVMNMPIRIHKSEQTCAIGAAMFAATAAGLYDRVEDAMAAMGQGFEQTYIPEEKWVPMYAQRYERYRALGAFVEGKELRALTV, encoded by the coding sequence ATGAATAAATCGCATGTCATTGGGGTGGACTATGGAAGTGATTCGGTCCGTTCGGTATTGGTCGATGCTAACAATGGCGAGGAAATCGCGTCTTCGGTATTTTACTACCCGCGTTGGAAAAGAGGTGAGTATTGTGATGCTGCTTTAAGTCAGTTCAGGCAACACCCTTTGGATTACATCGAAGGATTGGAAGCGACCATAAAAGATTGCTTAAGCAAATCGGGATTAAGCAATATCGGTGAAACCGTAAGAGCGATTTCCGTTGACACAACGGGGTCTACTCCAGTTGCCGTAAATGAAAAGGGTATTCCGCTAGCTTTAATGGCAGAATTTGAGCACAACCCCAATGCCATGTTCGTCTTATGGAAAGATCATACTGCCGTTCAGGAAGCCAAGGAGATTAACCTTCATAATCAAAATAGTTCAGTCGATTATCTGAAGTATGTGGGTGGCGTCTATTCTTCGGAGTGGTTCTGGGCCAAATTGCTTCATGTTTTTAGGGTTGATGAAAAGGTGCGTGCCGCCACATATAGCTGGGTCGAGCATTGCGATTACATTCCTTTTCTATTGACTGGAGGGACAGATGTAACTTCTATGAAACGTGGTGTCTGTTCGGCTGGTCATAAATCGCTATGGGCTGAAGAATTTGGAGGATTGCCTCCTAACTCTTTCTTTTCGTCGCTAGACCCCTTATTGGATGGTATCGTAGACCGACTGTTTTCCGAAACCTATACGGCCGATAAAGCTGCTGGTCAACTTTCGGAAGAATGGGCACAACGATTAGGTCTTACGACGTCGGTCGTTGTCGGTGTAGGTGCTTTTGACTGTCATATGGGTGCGGTCGGGGGGCAAATTGAACCGTATTATTTAAGTAAGGTGATGGGAACATCTACTTGCGACATGCTAGTTGCTCCAAAGGAGGAAGTACAGCATACTTTGGTGAAGGGGATCTGTGGGCAGGTAGATGGTTCGATTATTCCGGGAATGATTGGCATGGAGGCCGGACAATCTGCATTTGGTGATGCTTACGCATGGCTGAAGCAGGTTTTATTGTGGCCAACGAAGAATTTAATACAAGAGGTTGAAGGTATGTCTGAAGAAAACCGTGAACAGTTGATCGCCACATTGGAGGATAAGCTATTGTTTCGTTTAAGTGAGCAGGCTGCGTTGCTTCCCGTAACAGAAGCGTCCGAATTAGCAATTGACTGGTTCAATGGTCGCCGTACACCCGATGCAGATCAATCCTTGAAAGGTGCGATTACGGGTTTGCACCTCGGAACTGATGCTCCACGTATTTTCAGAGCCATTGTCGAAGCGACATGTTTTGGAGCAAAGGCGATTGTGGACCGCTTTGTCGCCCAGGGTATTCCTGTAAAAGGTTTGATTGGTTTGGGTGGTGTCGCAAAAAAATCACCTTTTATTATGCAAATGATGGCCAATGTAATGAATATGCCGATTCGTATCCACAAAAGTGAGCAGACCTGCGCTATCGGCGCAGCGATGTTTGCCGCCACGGCAGCGGGTTTATATGACCGCGTCGAAGATGCAATGGCAGCGATGGGACAAGGCTTTGAACAAACTTATATACCCGAGGAGAAATGGGTGCCCATGTATGCTCAACGCTACGAACGTTACCGCGCTTTGGGTGCTTTCGTAGAAGGAAAAGAATTGCGTGCCCTTACTGTTTAA
- a CDS encoding sodium/solute symporter (Members of the Solute:Sodium Symporter (SSS), TC 2.A.21 as described in tcdb.org, catalyze solute:Na+ symport. Known solutes for members of the family include sugars, amino acids, nucleosides, inositols, vitamins, urea or anions, depending on the system.), which produces MEKFATVDYIIFVIYFFIVAGYGYWIYRKKTNSLSSSKDYFLAEGSLTWWAIGSSLIASNISAEQFIGMSGNGFEVGIAVAAYELIAAVALIIVAVWFIPVYLKNKIFTMPQFLNNRYNETTSLIMAIFWLFLYVFVNLTSILYLGAIAISSMAGGGDSFHTITVALAVFAVIITLGGMRVIGFTDVIQVVVLIIGGIATTYVALTLVSEHFGLGKDALAGFNKLMEDSPEHFNLFVDKPGPGASQEDINKYLMLPGIGMYLAGIWIVNLNYWGCNQYITQRALGADLKTARTGILFAGFLKLFMPIIVMLPGIAAYVLYKNGALQHEMAPGGVFHADNAYSAILGYLPNGMKGLALAALTAAIVAGLAGKANSIATIFTLDIFKKYINKDASEAKMVWVGKITIVISILLSVLFTWNDALGIGGAGGFTFIQKYTGFISPGVFAMFLLGMFWKRTTGAAAITGLITGFALSIFFNEFATKVFGPETWIYTAYLNKAGVYEIPFQICMGLAFVFTMIAMIAVSLFGPKVNPKAFVLDRSMFKVEPSVLALIVVTLLLVTAIYVRFW; this is translated from the coding sequence ATGGAAAAATTTGCAACGGTAGATTACATCATCTTTGTAATTTACTTCTTTATCGTAGCTGGCTACGGCTATTGGATTTATCGTAAAAAGACCAATAGTTTGAGCAGTAGCAAGGACTACTTTTTGGCGGAAGGGTCACTTACTTGGTGGGCCATAGGTTCGTCATTGATTGCGTCAAACATCTCGGCTGAACAGTTTATAGGGATGAGCGGTAACGGCTTTGAGGTCGGTATTGCTGTGGCGGCATATGAGCTTATTGCGGCGGTAGCGCTAATTATTGTGGCGGTTTGGTTTATACCGGTCTATTTGAAAAATAAGATTTTCACCATGCCCCAGTTTTTAAATAATCGATACAATGAAACGACAAGTCTTATCATGGCAATTTTCTGGTTGTTTTTATATGTTTTTGTCAACCTGACATCGATTTTGTATTTAGGGGCAATCGCTATTTCAAGTATGGCCGGCGGCGGAGATAGCTTTCATACGATAACAGTCGCCTTAGCTGTATTTGCGGTGATTATTACCCTAGGAGGAATGCGTGTTATTGGTTTTACGGATGTGATTCAGGTTGTTGTATTGATTATTGGTGGTATAGCGACGACCTATGTAGCACTGACGTTAGTCAGCGAACATTTTGGTTTAGGAAAAGATGCCTTAGCTGGATTTAATAAGCTGATGGAAGACTCTCCAGAGCATTTTAACCTTTTTGTTGATAAACCCGGGCCTGGCGCTAGTCAGGAAGATATTAATAAATATCTGATGTTACCTGGAATAGGGATGTACCTTGCCGGGATCTGGATTGTCAACCTAAATTACTGGGGCTGCAATCAATATATTACACAACGCGCTTTGGGAGCAGATTTGAAGACTGCGCGAACAGGAATTCTTTTTGCCGGATTTCTAAAATTGTTTATGCCGATTATCGTTATGCTTCCGGGGATAGCCGCTTATGTGCTATACAAAAATGGGGCGTTACAACACGAAATGGCTCCTGGAGGAGTGTTTCATGCCGATAATGCATATTCAGCAATTTTGGGCTATTTGCCAAATGGTATGAAAGGACTTGCATTAGCTGCCTTAACAGCTGCTATTGTTGCTGGATTAGCAGGAAAAGCAAATAGTATCGCAACAATCTTCACATTGGATATCTTTAAAAAATATATCAATAAAGACGCGAGCGAAGCTAAAATGGTCTGGGTAGGAAAGATAACGATTGTGATCTCTATTCTACTTTCTGTGCTGTTTACATGGAACGATGCGCTGGGCATCGGCGGGGCCGGAGGATTTACATTCATTCAAAAATATACCGGTTTTATTAGTCCTGGGGTTTTTGCGATGTTTTTGTTGGGTATGTTTTGGAAAAGAACCACAGGGGCGGCGGCTATCACTGGACTGATCACTGGATTTGCGTTGTCTATATTCTTCAACGAGTTTGCAACGAAAGTTTTTGGACCAGAGACATGGATCTATACCGCGTATCTGAATAAAGCTGGTGTATATGAAATTCCGTTCCAGATCTGTATGGGATTAGCTTTTGTATTTACTATGATCGCTATGATTGCTGTTAGCTTATTTGGACCAAAGGTTAATCCAAAAGCTTTCGTCTTGGATCGATCGATGTTTAAAGTAGAACCATCCGTATTAGCATTAATTGTCGTGACTTTATTGTTGGTCACTGCTATTTATGTGCGTTTTTGGTAG
- the atpC gene encoding ATP synthase F1 subunit epsilon, with product MKLTIITPDKLAFEGEVTAVTVPGSAGSFQILKDHAAIVSTLEDGKVIIQQGKGEQEVFIKGGVVEAKDNVITVLAEGIIGD from the coding sequence ATGAAATTAACAATTATCACTCCTGACAAATTAGCATTCGAAGGCGAAGTAACAGCTGTTACTGTACCTGGCTCTGCAGGCTCTTTCCAAATTTTGAAAGACCACGCTGCCATCGTTTCTACTTTGGAAGATGGAAAAGTAATTATTCAACAAGGTAAAGGTGAACAAGAAGTGTTCATTAAAGGTGGTGTTGTCGAAGCAAAAGACAATGTCATTACCGTGCTTGCTGAAGGAATTATCGGAGATTAA
- the atpD gene encoding F0F1 ATP synthase subunit beta: MPKIGKIAQIIGPVVDVNFADSENLPKIYDALYIQKENGQRVVLEVQQHLGQDRVRTIAMDATEGLVRGMEVVDTGAPIKMPVGEEIKGRVFNVVGDAIDGIQNLNKENGRPIHNVPPKFEDLSTESEVLFTGIKVIDLLEPYAKGGKIGLFGGAGVGKTVLIQELINNIAKGHGGLSVFAGVGERTREGNDLLREMLESGIIKYGEHFMEGMEKGEWPLDTVDHELMKDSKCTFVFGQMNEPPGARARVALSGLTVAEYFRDGDGEGQGRDVLFFIDNIFRFTQAGSEVSALLGRMPSAVGYQPTLATEMGLMQERITSTKNGSITSVQAVYVPADDLTDPAPATTFAHLDATTVLSRKIAELGIYPAVDPLDSTSRILSPAVLGNEHYNTAQRVKEILQRYKELQDIIAILGMDELSEEDKLTVHRARRVQRFLSQPFHVAEQFTGLKGVLVDIKDTIKGFNMIIDGEVDEYPEAAFNLVGNIDDAIEKGKKLLAEAV; the protein is encoded by the coding sequence ATGCCCAAGATTGGTAAAATAGCGCAGATTATCGGCCCAGTTGTTGACGTCAACTTCGCCGACAGTGAAAATCTACCTAAAATTTACGATGCATTGTACATTCAAAAAGAAAATGGACAACGTGTTGTATTAGAAGTTCAACAACACTTAGGTCAGGATCGTGTACGTACAATTGCCATGGACGCAACTGAAGGTTTAGTTCGCGGAATGGAAGTTGTCGATACTGGTGCTCCTATCAAAATGCCTGTTGGTGAAGAAATCAAAGGTCGTGTATTCAATGTAGTTGGTGATGCCATCGACGGGATCCAAAATCTGAATAAGGAGAATGGCCGTCCTATTCACAACGTGCCACCTAAATTCGAAGATTTATCAACTGAATCCGAAGTACTTTTTACTGGTATCAAAGTTATTGACCTTTTAGAGCCATATGCTAAAGGTGGTAAAATTGGTTTATTCGGAGGTGCCGGTGTAGGTAAAACCGTATTAATCCAAGAATTAATCAACAATATCGCAAAAGGTCACGGTGGTCTTTCTGTATTTGCCGGTGTAGGTGAACGTACACGTGAGGGTAATGACTTATTGCGCGAGATGTTAGAATCTGGTATCATCAAATATGGTGAGCATTTTATGGAAGGCATGGAAAAAGGCGAATGGCCTTTAGACACCGTAGACCACGAATTGATGAAGGATTCAAAATGTACATTCGTATTTGGTCAAATGAACGAGCCTCCTGGTGCACGTGCACGTGTTGCTTTATCAGGTTTGACAGTAGCGGAATACTTCCGTGACGGTGATGGCGAAGGTCAGGGCCGTGATGTATTATTCTTCATTGATAACATCTTTCGTTTTACACAAGCAGGTTCTGAAGTATCAGCCCTATTGGGTCGTATGCCTTCAGCCGTAGGTTACCAACCAACGTTGGCAACGGAAATGGGTTTGATGCAAGAGCGTATCACATCAACTAAAAATGGATCAATCACTTCTGTACAAGCCGTATATGTACCTGCCGATGACTTAACTGACCCTGCTCCAGCGACAACTTTCGCCCACTTGGATGCAACCACAGTATTGTCTCGTAAAATTGCTGAGTTAGGTATCTATCCTGCCGTGGATCCATTAGATTCTACATCTCGTATCCTTTCTCCAGCCGTTTTAGGTAACGAACATTACAATACCGCTCAACGTGTAAAAGAAATTCTTCAACGTTATAAAGAATTGCAAGATATCATCGCCATCTTAGGTATGGACGAATTATCTGAAGAAGATAAATTAACAGTACACCGTGCACGCCGTGTACAACGCTTCTTATCACAACCTTTCCACGTTGCAGAGCAGTTTACAGGTTTAAAAGGCGTATTGGTAGATATTAAAGATACCATCAAAGGTTTTAATATGATTATTGACGGTGAAGTAGATGAGTATCCTGAAGCTGCCTTCAACTTAGTAGGTAACATTGATGATGCTATCGAAAAAGGTAAAAAATTATTAGCAGAAGCAGTTTAA
- a CDS encoding NUDIX domain-containing protein — protein sequence MEYYKKDSGILLAVDCIIFGFNGESLEVLLIKRDFEPERNKWSLMGGFVQSNESPEEAASRVLRQLTGLENVYMEQCSVFGEPTREPNDRVVSICYFALIDTQQYKHIISDDYEAKWFPLQERPTLIFDHDQMITSAQHRLRMKAALYPILFELLPEKFTIPQIAALYEGVYNIELDKRNFSRKLLSSDLIIKLQEKDKENSKKGAYFFKLNTAIYKEKIMSFLRYLPSWSIEP from the coding sequence ATGGAATATTATAAAAAAGATTCAGGGATCCTTTTGGCTGTAGACTGTATCATATTTGGATTTAACGGCGAATCCCTAGAAGTACTTTTAATTAAACGCGATTTCGAACCAGAAAGAAATAAATGGAGCCTAATGGGAGGTTTCGTTCAATCCAATGAAAGTCCTGAAGAAGCTGCAAGCAGAGTACTGAGACAGCTAACAGGCCTTGAAAATGTATACATGGAGCAATGTAGCGTATTTGGGGAGCCTACCCGAGAACCTAACGATCGCGTTGTCAGCATCTGTTACTTTGCCCTGATTGATACGCAACAGTATAAACATATCATCAGTGATGATTACGAAGCAAAATGGTTTCCTTTGCAAGAGCGCCCAACACTTATCTTCGACCACGATCAGATGATTACGTCAGCGCAGCACCGCCTACGCATGAAAGCAGCGTTGTATCCCATATTATTTGAATTGCTACCTGAGAAATTTACCATTCCGCAAATTGCTGCGCTCTATGAAGGCGTGTATAATATCGAGCTGGATAAGCGCAATTTCAGCCGAAAACTGCTATCTTCAGATCTTATCATCAAACTTCAAGAAAAGGATAAAGAAAACTCGAAGAAAGGAGCCTATTTCTTTAAATTGAATACGGCTATTTATAAGGAAAAGATCATGTCCTTTCTTCGTTATTTACCGAGCTGGTCTATTGAACCTTAA
- the araA gene encoding L-arabinose isomerase codes for MNINLKELEVWFVVGSQDLYGEETLRQVALHAEEIANYLHTQKAIPVGVKYKPIVKNTDEIYATLAAANSAENCIGVITWMHTFSPAKMWIRGLKALQKPLLHLHTQYNQDIPWSSIDMDFMNLNQSAHGDREFGHIVSRLKIARKVVTGHWQDAEVLERINVWARAAAGWHDWQGAKFARFGDNMRYVAVTDGDKVEAESRFGFSVNTYAIGDLVEVINSSTEAEIEALLAEYESSYELAENVKAGGEFRTNLIEAAKIEIGLRKFLEKGNFKGFTDTFEDLHGMVQLPGLAVQRLMAEGYGFAGEGDWKTPALVRACKVMGAGLSGTTAFMEDYTYHFDPQNPMVLGSHMLEVDPALATGKPRIEVHPLGIGGKADPARLVFNGQSGDALNASLVDMGTRFRLIVNKVQGVSVEEDLPKLPVARVLWKPLPDMKTGCSAWILAGGAHHTAYSLSLTPEYLEDFARIAGLEYVLIDEDTTLAKLEDQLKWNELYYLLSK; via the coding sequence ATGAATATCAATTTAAAAGAACTTGAGGTCTGGTTTGTCGTGGGTAGCCAAGACCTGTATGGAGAGGAGACTTTAAGACAAGTTGCTCTACATGCAGAAGAGATAGCCAATTACCTTCATACGCAAAAAGCAATTCCGGTAGGAGTAAAATATAAACCGATCGTAAAAAATACCGATGAGATATATGCGACATTGGCTGCCGCCAATAGTGCGGAAAATTGTATAGGTGTCATCACATGGATGCATACATTTTCCCCAGCAAAAATGTGGATTAGAGGTTTAAAGGCGTTACAAAAACCATTGCTACATCTGCATACGCAGTACAACCAGGACATTCCATGGAGTAGTATCGATATGGATTTTATGAATCTCAATCAGAGCGCACATGGAGATCGCGAGTTTGGACATATCGTCAGCCGGCTAAAGATAGCGCGTAAAGTCGTGACTGGCCATTGGCAAGATGCGGAGGTGCTTGAGCGGATCAATGTTTGGGCTCGCGCGGCAGCTGGGTGGCATGACTGGCAGGGCGCAAAATTTGCACGATTTGGTGACAATATGCGTTATGTGGCGGTTACAGACGGCGATAAAGTGGAAGCGGAGTCGAGATTTGGCTTTTCGGTAAATACTTACGCAATCGGTGATTTAGTAGAGGTTATCAACTCAAGTACAGAAGCAGAAATTGAAGCACTGCTAGCAGAGTACGAATCTTCTTATGAGTTGGCCGAAAATGTAAAAGCTGGCGGAGAGTTTCGTACGAACTTAATCGAGGCTGCTAAAATTGAAATTGGTTTAAGGAAGTTTTTGGAAAAAGGAAACTTTAAAGGTTTCACGGATACTTTTGAGGATTTGCATGGTATGGTGCAACTTCCGGGCTTGGCAGTACAGCGATTAATGGCTGAGGGTTATGGTTTTGCAGGTGAAGGAGATTGGAAGACTCCAGCTTTGGTGCGTGCATGTAAAGTGATGGGGGCAGGATTATCGGGGACCACTGCATTTATGGAAGACTATACTTACCATTTTGATCCACAGAATCCAATGGTACTTGGTTCACATATGTTAGAAGTAGACCCGGCGTTAGCAACCGGAAAACCGCGTATCGAAGTGCATCCGCTAGGAATTGGTGGCAAGGCGGATCCTGCCCGTTTGGTGTTCAACGGTCAGAGCGGGGATGCACTGAATGCTTCGTTGGTCGATATGGGAACGCGCTTTCGTTTGATCGTTAATAAGGTACAAGGTGTTTCCGTGGAAGAGGATTTACCAAAGCTTCCTGTCGCACGCGTATTATGGAAACCGCTTCCTGATATGAAAACAGGTTGCAGCGCCTGGATTTTAGCTGGAGGTGCTCACCATACCGCTTATAGTTTGAGTTTGACGCCTGAATATCTCGAAGATTTTGCGCGTATTGCCGGACTGGAGTATGTTTTGATCGATGAGGACACCACGCTAGCGAAACTCGAAGATCAATTAAAATGGAATGAACTTTATTATTTACTCAGTAAATAA
- a CDS encoding aldose epimerase family protein, translating into MNKKIIIGLLTCASLAYGCQSPSTQNKSASTLADSSSNQAFDSQIDGKEVKLFQLKNDKLAITLTNYGARLVSLNVPNKDGQLTDVILGYDSANEYKENYNNFYGAIVGRYGNRIGKASFKLNGEVYSLEKNDGENSLHGGTNGVYNKVWDVVSSTATSITLAYTSPDKEAGYPGTVKMEVTYTLDDNGLAIDYQATTDKETVLNLTNHAYFNLNGAGDSSILDHELQIDAKAITEVDDSLIPTGKSLPVAGTAFDFKMPTRIGARIEDENAQLKIGKGYDHNFELDKKDGFQKVAQVYTSKTGIAMEVYTTEPGLQFYSGNFMKDTDPKGKAGKVYPFRSAFCLETQHFPDAPNHPNFASTVLKPGEQYSSKTTYKFIVKK; encoded by the coding sequence ATGAATAAGAAAATTATTATTGGTTTGTTGACCTGTGCTTCATTAGCTTATGGCTGCCAATCTCCGTCAACTCAAAATAAGTCAGCATCGACATTGGCTGATTCTTCTTCCAACCAGGCTTTTGACAGCCAGATTGATGGTAAAGAGGTGAAACTATTCCAGCTTAAGAATGACAAACTTGCCATTACATTGACAAATTATGGCGCACGCTTGGTGAGTTTAAATGTTCCGAATAAGGATGGTCAATTGACAGATGTGATTTTGGGTTATGATTCAGCTAATGAATACAAGGAAAACTATAATAATTTTTATGGGGCTATCGTAGGACGGTATGGTAATCGGATTGGTAAAGCTTCGTTTAAGCTGAATGGCGAGGTGTATTCTTTGGAAAAGAATGATGGAGAAAATTCCCTTCATGGTGGTACAAATGGTGTGTATAATAAAGTGTGGGATGTCGTTAGTAGCACGGCAACATCCATTACATTGGCTTATACTTCACCCGATAAAGAAGCTGGTTATCCGGGGACAGTCAAGATGGAGGTAACTTACACTTTGGACGACAATGGGTTGGCGATAGACTATCAAGCAACAACGGATAAGGAGACCGTATTGAACCTTACCAACCACGCTTACTTTAATCTTAACGGGGCCGGTGATTCTTCAATATTGGATCACGAACTTCAAATTGATGCAAAGGCGATTACAGAAGTTGACGACAGCTTGATTCCAACAGGAAAGAGTTTGCCGGTAGCGGGTACAGCATTTGATTTTAAGATGCCGACACGTATTGGTGCTCGGATTGAGGATGAAAATGCGCAGCTGAAGATCGGAAAGGGCTATGATCATAATTTTGAACTTGATAAGAAAGATGGTTTCCAAAAAGTTGCTCAGGTGTATACAAGCAAGACTGGTATTGCAATGGAAGTTTATACGACCGAACCTGGTTTGCAGTTTTACAGTGGCAATTTTATGAAGGATACAGACCCTAAAGGTAAAGCAGGAAAAGTCTATCCATTCCGTTCGGCATTCTGTTTGGAAACGCAACATTTTCCAGATGCACCGAACCATCCCAATTTTGCATCAACAGTATTAAAGCCGGGCGAGCAATATAGCTCCAAAACGACTTATAAATTTATCGTGAAAAAGTAA
- a CDS encoding branched-chain amino acid transaminase — MKYYDKNTLIYLNGAFVKASEAVLDPFAQSLHYGYAVFDGLRAYNTHNGPRIFKADKHFDRLKRSCEGVNIPYRWSNRELIDICYELLATNNLREAYIRPLVLTGSNMHLTSSTEATIMIAAWEWGPYLGQNLLRVCISDIKRPNPKSFKIDSKISGQYVNSILATTEAIERGYDEALMLDHEGYVAQASSENIFIEKDFKIYTPPTKNIFPGITRQTVKNICKKLNFEVIEKQLTVEDIYTADSAFLCGTAAEIIGIKQVDDVIYQEAWEHSIGASIQRRYKNLVLENENYEVII, encoded by the coding sequence ATGAAATACTACGATAAAAATACATTGATCTATTTAAATGGAGCTTTTGTAAAAGCTTCCGAAGCGGTATTGGATCCGTTTGCACAGTCACTGCATTATGGGTATGCTGTATTCGATGGATTACGCGCATATAATACCCACAATGGCCCCCGTATCTTTAAAGCTGATAAGCACTTCGACCGTTTGAAGAGATCATGTGAAGGGGTTAATATTCCTTATCGTTGGAGCAATAGAGAGCTGATCGACATCTGTTATGAGCTACTGGCCACCAATAACCTCAGAGAAGCCTATATACGTCCATTGGTATTGACCGGTTCAAATATGCACTTAACCTCATCAACCGAAGCAACAATCATGATTGCAGCCTGGGAATGGGGTCCATATCTTGGTCAAAACTTATTACGGGTATGTATTTCGGATATCAAAAGACCTAATCCAAAATCGTTTAAAATTGACTCGAAAATCTCTGGGCAGTATGTTAACTCCATTCTTGCCACAACGGAAGCCATCGAAAGAGGGTATGACGAAGCTTTAATGCTCGACCACGAAGGTTATGTTGCCCAAGCATCCAGTGAAAACATCTTTATCGAAAAAGATTTCAAAATCTATACACCGCCCACGAAAAACATCTTCCCGGGCATTACACGCCAAACGGTAAAAAATATCTGTAAAAAGTTAAATTTTGAAGTTATCGAAAAGCAACTGACTGTTGAAGATATTTACACCGCAGACAGCGCCTTCTTATGTGGGACTGCCGCAGAAATCATCGGAATCAAACAAGTCGATGATGTCATCTATCAAGAAGCGTGGGAACACAGCATAGGGGCATCAATCCAAAGACGTTATAAAAATTTAGTATTAGAGAACGAAAATTATGAAGTCATCATCTAA
- a CDS encoding L-ribulose-5-phosphate 4-epimerase codes for MYNSIKEEAYHCNMQLPQLGLVLFTFGNVSVVDRQHGVFAIKPSGVPYEELSPEHMVIVDFDGRIVEGDLRPSSDTKTHALLYKHWEEIGGITHTHSTYATAWAQAQRDIPIFGTTHADHLTKDIPCAPPMSDEMIAGNYEHETGFQIINHFTEHELDYKEVEMILVGNHAPFAWGKTGAKSVYNSAVLEQVAKMAWLTEQINPNAPRLKPALIKKHYERKHGANSYYGQ; via the coding sequence ATGTATAATTCAATTAAAGAGGAAGCATATCATTGCAATATGCAATTGCCCCAATTGGGCTTAGTGCTTTTTACATTTGGAAATGTGAGTGTGGTGGATCGTCAGCATGGTGTATTTGCTATTAAACCTAGTGGTGTTCCGTATGAAGAACTTTCGCCGGAGCATATGGTAATTGTGGATTTTGACGGCCGAATCGTTGAAGGTGATCTCCGCCCGTCGTCCGATACCAAGACGCATGCGCTGCTCTACAAACACTGGGAAGAGATCGGAGGTATTACCCATACACACTCAACTTACGCCACAGCATGGGCACAAGCGCAGCGGGATATCCCTATTTTTGGTACCACACACGCCGATCACCTGACAAAAGATATTCCATGTGCCCCACCAATGAGCGATGAAATGATTGCAGGGAACTATGAGCATGAAACAGGCTTTCAGATTATCAATCACTTTACTGAGCATGAGCTGGACTATAAAGAAGTGGAAATGATTCTTGTTGGCAACCATGCTCCATTTGCCTGGGGTAAAACTGGAGCAAAATCAGTGTATAACAGCGCGGTGCTCGAACAGGTTGCTAAAATGGCCTGGTTGACAGAACAGATCAATCCTAATGCGCCTCGATTAAAGCCTGCACTGATCAAAAAGCATTATGAACGGAAGCATGGTGCTAATTCCTATTATGGTCAATAA